A stretch of the Aegilops tauschii subsp. strangulata cultivar AL8/78 chromosome 4, Aet v6.0, whole genome shotgun sequence genome encodes the following:
- the LOC109786569 gene encoding U4/U6 small nuclear ribonucleoprotein PRP4-like protein isoform X2 encodes MSMENPGPLPPAITPPMAPLPVHPPIAPIPIPVPPSTSAAADDDEVDYEVSDDHRAARERHERAVQELLQRRRAYAMAVPTNDSAVRARLRRLGEPITLFGEREMERRDRLRALMVRLEADGQFDRLLRVQEDEQGAPGDDDDMEQIQYPFFTEGTNQLLQARVDIAMYSLPRAKARVDRAKRRLADLDEDPEAEADLVVKQAGDFVLECSEIGDDRPLTGCSFSRDASMLATSSWSGILKVWSMPQITKIATLKGHTERATDVAFSPVDNCLATASADKTAKLWNSDGSLLMSFDGHLDRLARVAFHPSGKYLGTASFDKTWRLWDINTGTELLLQEGHSRSVYGVSFHPDGSLAASCGLDANARVWDLRSGRLYCTLIGHVKPVLGVGFSPNGHLVATASEDNFCRIWDLRTRQMLYSIPAHKSLISHVKFEPQEGYYLATSSYDTKAALWSTRDYKPIKCLAGHESKVTSLDISGDGQQIVTVSHDRTIKIWSCRGTARDNEMELD; translated from the exons ATGTCCATGGAGAACCCCGGGCCGCTCCCCCCTGCCATCACCCCTCCCATGGCTCCCCTCCCCGTCCACCCGCCCATCGCTCCCATCCCCATCCCCGTCCCACCCTCCACATCCGCCGCTGCGGACGATGACGAGGTCGACTACGAGGTCTCCGACGACCACCGCGCCGCGCGGGAGCGCCACGAGCGCGCCGTACAGGAGCTCCTGCAGCGTCGACGCGCCTACGCCATGGCCGTGCCCACCAACGACTCCGCCGTGCGCGCGCGCCTCCGCCGTCTCGGCGAGCCCATCACGCTCTTCGGCGAGCGCGAGATGGAGCGCCGCGACCGCCTACGCGCACTCATGGTCCGCCTCGAGGCCGACGGCCAGTTCGACCGCCTCCTCCGCGTGCAGGAGGACGAGCAGGGAGCCCCGGGCGACGACGACGACATGGAGCAGATCCAGTACCCTTTCTTCACTGAGGGGACCAACCAACTGCTCCAGGCGCGCGTTGATATAGCTATGTACTCACTGCCCCGCGCTAAGGCCAGGGTCGACAGGGCCAAGCGCCGCCTCGCTGACCTCGACGAGGACCCCGAGGCAGAGGCCGACCTTGTTGTCAAGCAGGCGGGGGACTTCGTGCTTGAGTGCAGCGAGATTGGAGATGACCGCCCGCTCACCGGCTGCTCCTTCTCCCGCGATGCCTCAATGCTCGCCACAAG CTCCTGGAGCGGGATACTCAAAGTATGGAGCATGCCACAGATAACTAAAATTGCAACCCTGAAAGGTCATACAGAACGTGCAACTGATGTTGCCTTCTCTCCAGTTGATAACTGCTTAGCGACAGCCTCAGCTGATAAAACTGCCAAATTATGGAACAGTGATGGGTCACTCCTAATGTCTTTTGATGGCCACCTGGATCGTCTTGCTCGCGTTGCTTTTCATCCATCTGGAAAGTACCTTGGTACAGCTAGCTTTGACAAGACCTGGAGATTGTGGGACATCAATACTGGAACTGAACTTCTGCTCCAAGAGGGACATAGCAGAAGTGTATATGGTGTTAGTTTTCATCCAGATGGTTCTTTAGCTGCATCTTGTGGGCTTGATGCGAATGCTCGAGTTTGGGATCTAAGGTCAGGAAGATTGTACTGTACCCTCATTGGACATGTGAAACCT GTCCTAGGAGTCGGCTTCTCCCCTAATGGTCATCTAGTTGCAACTGCAAGCGAAGACAATTTCTGTCGAATATGGGATTTGAGGACCAGACAAATGTTATATTCTATACCGGCACATAAGAGTCTCATCTCGCATGTGAAATTTGAACCCCAGGAGGGTTATTATTTAGCGACATCTTCCTATGACACTAAAGCAGCG CTATGGTCAACTCGGGATTACAAACCAATTAAATGCTTGGCAGGCCATGAGTCAAAGGTTACTAGTCTGGATATTAGTGGAG ATGGACAACAGATTGTGACTGTTTCACATGATAGAACTATAAAGATCTGGTCATGCAGAGGCACAGCGCGGGATAATGAGATGGAGTTGGATTAA
- the LOC109786569 gene encoding U4/U6 small nuclear ribonucleoprotein PRP4-like protein isoform X1 has product MSMENPGPLPPAITPPMAPLPVHPPIAPIPIPVPPSTSAAADDDEVDYEVSDDHRAARERHERAVQELLQRRRAYAMAVPTNDSAVRARLRRLGEPITLFGEREMERRDRLRALMVRLEADGQFDRLLRVQEDEQGAPGDDDDMEQIQYPFFTEGTNQLLQARVDIAMYSLPRAKARVDRAKRRLADLDEDPEAEADLVVKQAGDFVLECSEIGDDRPLTGCSFSRDASMLATSSWSGILKVWSMPQITKIATLKGHTERATDVAFSPVDNCLATASADKTAKLWNSDGSLLMSFDGHLDRLARVAFHPSGKYLGTASFDKTWRLWDINTGTELLLQEGHSRSVYGVSFHPDGSLAASCGLDANARVWDLRSGRLYCTLIGHVKPVLGVGFSPNGHLVATASEDNFCRIWDLRTRQMLYSIPAHKSLISHVKFEPQEGYYLATSSYDTKAALWSTRDYKPIKCLAGHESKVTSLDISGDQEPSGGEKAGCHRQERIA; this is encoded by the exons ATGTCCATGGAGAACCCCGGGCCGCTCCCCCCTGCCATCACCCCTCCCATGGCTCCCCTCCCCGTCCACCCGCCCATCGCTCCCATCCCCATCCCCGTCCCACCCTCCACATCCGCCGCTGCGGACGATGACGAGGTCGACTACGAGGTCTCCGACGACCACCGCGCCGCGCGGGAGCGCCACGAGCGCGCCGTACAGGAGCTCCTGCAGCGTCGACGCGCCTACGCCATGGCCGTGCCCACCAACGACTCCGCCGTGCGCGCGCGCCTCCGCCGTCTCGGCGAGCCCATCACGCTCTTCGGCGAGCGCGAGATGGAGCGCCGCGACCGCCTACGCGCACTCATGGTCCGCCTCGAGGCCGACGGCCAGTTCGACCGCCTCCTCCGCGTGCAGGAGGACGAGCAGGGAGCCCCGGGCGACGACGACGACATGGAGCAGATCCAGTACCCTTTCTTCACTGAGGGGACCAACCAACTGCTCCAGGCGCGCGTTGATATAGCTATGTACTCACTGCCCCGCGCTAAGGCCAGGGTCGACAGGGCCAAGCGCCGCCTCGCTGACCTCGACGAGGACCCCGAGGCAGAGGCCGACCTTGTTGTCAAGCAGGCGGGGGACTTCGTGCTTGAGTGCAGCGAGATTGGAGATGACCGCCCGCTCACCGGCTGCTCCTTCTCCCGCGATGCCTCAATGCTCGCCACAAG CTCCTGGAGCGGGATACTCAAAGTATGGAGCATGCCACAGATAACTAAAATTGCAACCCTGAAAGGTCATACAGAACGTGCAACTGATGTTGCCTTCTCTCCAGTTGATAACTGCTTAGCGACAGCCTCAGCTGATAAAACTGCCAAATTATGGAACAGTGATGGGTCACTCCTAATGTCTTTTGATGGCCACCTGGATCGTCTTGCTCGCGTTGCTTTTCATCCATCTGGAAAGTACCTTGGTACAGCTAGCTTTGACAAGACCTGGAGATTGTGGGACATCAATACTGGAACTGAACTTCTGCTCCAAGAGGGACATAGCAGAAGTGTATATGGTGTTAGTTTTCATCCAGATGGTTCTTTAGCTGCATCTTGTGGGCTTGATGCGAATGCTCGAGTTTGGGATCTAAGGTCAGGAAGATTGTACTGTACCCTCATTGGACATGTGAAACCT GTCCTAGGAGTCGGCTTCTCCCCTAATGGTCATCTAGTTGCAACTGCAAGCGAAGACAATTTCTGTCGAATATGGGATTTGAGGACCAGACAAATGTTATATTCTATACCGGCACATAAGAGTCTCATCTCGCATGTGAAATTTGAACCCCAGGAGGGTTATTATTTAGCGACATCTTCCTATGACACTAAAGCAGCG CTATGGTCAACTCGGGATTACAAACCAATTAAATGCTTGGCAGGCCATGAGTCAAAGGTTACTAGTCTGGATATTAGTGGAG ATCAAGAGCCGTCCGGCGGGGAGAAGGCAGGGTGTCACCGACAGGAGCGCATCGCGTAG